The Cydia splendana chromosome Z, ilCydSple1.2, whole genome shotgun sequence genome window below encodes:
- the LOC134803912 gene encoding uncharacterized protein LOC134803912, translating to MWLILYIVFSIGINQGHGEKEEKNSSRVLSHAFTVSPDEIVPMLPDEGMQISTVIAGLMPDSFGEMFNFLDGDSFGIGPMHEFVYGWQAIVNTMSMKNNVEVRKRAGMQRFALAGINGITLISHIGVTEIMINGTRTYCYGGVSRPPGRRSVICKGAMYQEGRFSCKVPYLRFPTVTGYKYCIDKYAAVKSMDGTYKKTYCARGDVVPKFHYDYICERREIRIKKINMSDPNERFNIRNPVVRRAEYYRAPYDILKACPDWYGCNLRISPELAHAELPPALLQANDTEFIAHGGKYWLALYYTQLSTYAIYFQAHAEYPWQSNRPVVPADKGGIWEQLLKANIGPDMNLHYNLNGIFNRFPNYPAAMDLLKNDGQVQPANFRSPVASTGEEIISNPHLAEGPGGDMSATGNNYFRRDSQGQPQFDQG from the exons GGTCATGgagaaaaagaagaaaaaaacagCAGTCGAGTGCTGTCTCACGCCTTCACGGTGTCCCCGGACGAGATCGTGCCAATGCTGCCCGACGAGGGCATGCAGATCAGCACCGTCATCGCCGGCCTCATGCCCGACTCCTTCGGGGAAATGTTCAACTTCCTCGACGGAGACAGCTTCGGAATAG GTCCCATGCACGAATTCGTATATGGGTGGCAAGCGATCGTGAACACCATGAGTATGAAGAACAACGTAGAGGTGCGCAAGCGCGCGGGGATGCAGCGGTTCGCGCTGGCCGGCATCAACGGCATCACGCTCATCTCGCACATCGGCGTGACGGAGATCATGATTAACGGCACCAGGACCTACTGCTACGGCGGCGTGTCGCGGCCCCCGGGCCGGCGGAGCGTCATATGCAAG GGTGCGATGTACCAAGAAGGAAGATTTTCGTGTAAAGTTCCGTATCTTCGCTTCCCAACGGTTACGGGCTACAAATATTGTATTGATAAGTATGCAGCGGTCAAGTCCATGGACGGCACATACAAAA AAACTTACTGTGCTCGAGGTGACGTGGTTCCCAAGTTCCATTACGACTATATTTGTGAGCGCCGAGAGATCAGAATAAAGAAAATCAACATGTCTGATCCTAACGAGCGGTTCAATATAAGGAACCCCGTCGTGAGGAGAGCGGAGTATTACAGGGCACCATACGACATACTTAAAGCTTGCCCTGACTG GTATGGGTGCAATTTACGCATATCTCCAGAATTGGCCCACGCTGAGCTGCCGCCGGCGCTCCTGCAAGCCAACGATACCGAGTTCATCGCCCACGGTGGTAAATACTGGCTGGCCCTCTATTACACACAG CTTTCGACGTACGCAATTTATTTCCAAGCGCATGCTGAGTACCCTTGGCAGTCCAATAGACCAGTAGTGCCGGCCGATAAAG GTGGAATTTGGGAGCAACTTCTCAAAGCTAACATTGGACCGGATATGAATCTTCATTACAACTTGAACGGAATCTTCAACAGATTCCCGAATTACCCAGCAGCGATGGATTTGTTGAAGAACGATGGACAG GTGCAACCTGCAAACTTCAGGTCGCCGGTAGCCTCGACCGGCGAAGAAATCATATCCAACCCGCATTTAGCTGAAGGACCAG